From a single Hymenobacter sp. YIM 151500-1 genomic region:
- a CDS encoding YbaB/EbfC family nucleoid-associated protein, with protein MFDMMGMMGKMKELQDKLKQAQDQLQYLTATAESGGGLVRATANGQRRLLKLEIDESLLQPQDRDMLADLVVAAVNKVMDEAAEKAKEELKSKTAGLIPNIPGLDLGGFGL; from the coding sequence ATGTTTGATATGATGGGCATGATGGGCAAAATGAAAGAGCTGCAAGACAAGCTCAAGCAAGCCCAGGACCAACTGCAATACCTCACCGCCACGGCCGAGTCGGGCGGGGGGCTGGTGCGGGCCACGGCCAACGGCCAGCGCCGCCTGCTTAAGCTGGAAATCGACGAAAGCCTGCTCCAGCCCCAGGACCGCGACATGCTGGCCGACCTGGTAGTGGCGGCTGTGAACAAGGTGATGGACGAAGCCGCCGAGAAAGCCAAGGAGGAGCTGAAAAGCAAAACTGCCGGCCTCATTCCCAACATCCCCGGCCTCGACCTCGGCGGTTTTGGCCTTTAG
- a CDS encoding glycosyltransferase family 2 protein yields the protein MAFSPAPAPAGPCADVAVVILNWNGRGFLQQFLPSVLAHADGATIVVVDNASSDDSVALVRREFPAVQVLQHAENLGFCEGYNQALAQLSPVFRYYVLLNSDVEVTSGWLRQQRELLESRPQAAACQPKLRQFGAAESQREQFEYAGAGGGYLDRLGYPFCRGRLFDTLEADQGQYDDPRPVAWASGACLLVRADAWRALGGLESSFFAHMEEIDLCWRLWNAGHEVWYDGRSTVYHVGGGTLHKSNPRKTYLNFRNGLALVYLNTHPAELPGTLAARVLLDWVAALRLLLQGATADFRAVLRAHWHFVQRLGRYRQRRQQFPARLRSPERPGTYQGSLVWAYFAQGKRKFSELDADKLT from the coding sequence TTGGCCTTTAGTCCTGCTCCTGCCCCCGCCGGCCCCTGCGCCGACGTGGCCGTGGTGATTCTGAATTGGAACGGCCGCGGCTTCTTGCAGCAGTTTCTACCCTCGGTGCTGGCCCACGCCGACGGCGCCACCATTGTGGTGGTCGACAACGCTTCCTCCGACGACTCGGTGGCGCTGGTGCGGCGGGAATTTCCGGCGGTGCAGGTGCTGCAACACGCCGAGAACCTGGGGTTTTGCGAAGGATATAACCAGGCACTTGCTCAGCTTAGTCCGGTCTTCCGCTACTACGTGCTCTTAAATTCCGATGTGGAAGTGACGTCCGGCTGGCTGCGCCAGCAGCGGGAATTGCTGGAAAGCCGGCCCCAAGCCGCGGCCTGCCAGCCCAAGCTCCGGCAGTTTGGCGCCGCCGAAAGTCAGCGGGAACAGTTTGAGTACGCCGGGGCCGGGGGCGGCTACCTCGACCGATTGGGCTACCCCTTCTGCCGGGGCCGCCTCTTCGACACCCTGGAGGCCGACCAGGGCCAGTACGACGACCCGCGCCCGGTGGCCTGGGCCTCCGGGGCCTGCCTGCTGGTGCGCGCCGACGCCTGGCGCGCCCTGGGCGGACTGGAAAGCAGCTTCTTCGCCCACATGGAGGAAATCGACCTGTGCTGGCGGCTGTGGAACGCGGGCCACGAAGTGTGGTACGACGGCCGCAGCACCGTGTACCACGTGGGCGGCGGCACCCTGCACAAGTCGAACCCGCGCAAAACCTACCTCAACTTCCGCAACGGCCTGGCGCTGGTGTACCTGAACACCCACCCGGCCGAGCTGCCCGGCACGCTAGCGGCGCGCGTGCTGCTAGACTGGGTAGCAGCCCTGCGCCTGCTGCTGCAAGGCGCCACCGCCGACTTTCGGGCCGTGCTGCGGGCCCACTGGCACTTTGTGCAGCGCCTCGGCCGCTACCGGCAGCGGCGCCAGCAATTCCCGGCCCGTTTGCGCAGTCCGGAGCGGCCTGGCACTTACCAAGGCAGCTTGGTGTGGGCCTATTTCGCCCAAGGCAAGCGGAAATTTTCGGAGCTGGATGCGGATAAGCTGACGTAG
- a CDS encoding PspC domain-containing protein: MRRLTDFIEKQSFGVCNALGKRLGFSTSSVRLSFVYASFFTFGSPIVLYFALAFWMNVRQAMRRQRSTIWDL; encoded by the coding sequence ATGAGACGACTAACCGACTTCATTGAAAAGCAAAGCTTCGGGGTGTGCAACGCCCTGGGCAAGCGCCTGGGCTTCTCGACCAGCAGCGTACGGCTGTCGTTCGTGTATGCCTCATTTTTCACGTTTGGCTCGCCCATCGTGCTCTACTTTGCCCTGGCTTTCTGGATGAATGTGCGCCAGGCCATGCGCCGGCAGCGCAGTACCATCTGGGACCTGTAG
- a CDS encoding tetratricopeptide repeat protein → MNHLVLRVLPGVGLVLLAACSPLKKVLRQAQTGQEVTVQPAVLESNGESVVFEVTAKVPAAHLRKGTAYSLGLRYRYNNGLGEDTVGRLTFVSGEYVYDEQRKDKLLIRKQFSFPYTTRKSPGELVALPDVHELRPKGKRVKGAEIKLARGIVTTSRLVVRQDTALVLLPEAADNNMSGTRVLPFFFDAGKAEIRNYLGTNVAALEDFIEANQRTEKVMIVAGHSPDSLDRHDPRLADKRVRVLLNYFKNRVDLHTYLNKVSDIDFETEAYHRRWDLFLNKVQASALKPAQIDSVLLLINDTPGTYAQKEKSLHRLSFYDYLDEYIYPVLRFGTVAVRYTAPKRYDSEIYLLSKKIVEKQMEADALTPEELRYSATLTPLLAEKQRIYETAVATTGLWPAYYNLAVVLTQRADKEVNEKVRRAYLRRAAVNFTLAAHRNPTAELFYRVAAAYHRAGDKLEALQNYDYAIKLGGPRPVLSKIFADKAALEIEIGQLDDALRSLGFSSRTYQNLMNRALILVLKGDYPGAATLYQEALGLRPQDPLLHYCLAVVAARQQNEPAVALHLRHAVELDRTYATRAVEDLEFRDFAKGKPFLEALR, encoded by the coding sequence ATGAATCATCTGGTGTTGCGCGTGTTGCCCGGAGTGGGGCTGGTGTTGCTGGCGGCCTGCTCGCCGCTGAAAAAGGTGCTGCGGCAGGCCCAGACCGGGCAGGAAGTAACCGTGCAGCCCGCCGTACTGGAAAGCAACGGCGAAAGCGTGGTATTTGAAGTAACGGCCAAAGTGCCCGCCGCCCACCTGCGCAAAGGCACCGCCTACTCCCTCGGCCTGCGCTACCGCTACAACAATGGCCTGGGCGAAGACACCGTGGGCCGCCTCACCTTCGTGTCGGGTGAGTACGTGTACGACGAGCAGCGCAAAGACAAGCTGCTCATTCGCAAGCAGTTCTCCTTCCCGTACACCACCCGCAAAAGCCCCGGCGAGCTGGTGGCCCTGCCCGATGTACACGAGCTGCGCCCCAAGGGCAAGCGCGTAAAAGGTGCCGAAATCAAGCTGGCTCGCGGCATCGTGACGACGAGCCGCCTGGTGGTGCGCCAGGACACGGCCCTCGTGCTGCTGCCCGAAGCCGCCGACAACAACATGAGCGGCACGCGGGTGTTGCCGTTTTTCTTCGACGCCGGCAAGGCCGAAATCCGCAACTACCTGGGCACCAACGTGGCCGCCCTGGAAGACTTTATCGAAGCCAACCAGCGCACCGAGAAGGTGATGATTGTGGCTGGCCACTCGCCCGACTCCCTGGACCGCCACGACCCGCGCCTGGCCGACAAGCGCGTACGAGTGCTGCTGAACTACTTTAAAAACCGCGTTGACCTGCACACCTATCTGAACAAGGTCAGCGACATTGACTTTGAAACCGAAGCCTACCACCGCCGCTGGGACCTGTTTCTGAACAAGGTGCAGGCCTCGGCCCTGAAGCCGGCCCAGATTGACTCGGTGCTGCTGCTCATCAACGACACGCCCGGCACCTACGCCCAGAAGGAAAAGAGCCTGCACCGCCTGTCGTTCTACGACTACCTCGACGAGTACATCTACCCGGTGCTGCGCTTCGGCACCGTAGCCGTGCGCTACACCGCCCCCAAGCGCTACGACTCCGAAATCTACCTGCTCTCGAAAAAGATTGTGGAGAAGCAGATGGAAGCCGACGCCCTCACGCCCGAGGAGCTGCGCTACTCGGCCACGCTCACGCCCCTGCTGGCCGAAAAGCAGCGCATCTATGAAACGGCCGTGGCTACCACGGGCCTGTGGCCGGCCTACTACAACCTGGCCGTGGTGCTGACCCAGCGCGCCGATAAGGAAGTAAACGAAAAGGTACGCCGGGCCTACCTGCGCCGGGCGGCCGTGAATTTCACTCTGGCTGCGCACCGCAACCCCACGGCCGAGCTGTTTTACCGCGTGGCCGCCGCCTACCACCGCGCCGGCGACAAGCTGGAGGCCCTCCAGAACTACGACTACGCCATCAAGCTCGGCGGCCCCCGGCCCGTGCTGAGCAAGATTTTCGCCGATAAAGCGGCCCTGGAAATTGAAATTGGCCAGCTCGACGACGCCCTGCGCAGCCTCGGCTTCAGCTCCCGCACCTACCAGAACCTCATGAACCGGGCCCTGATTCTGGTGCTGAAAGGCGACTACCCCGGCGCCGCCACCCTCTACCAGGAAGCCCTCGGCCTGCGCCCCCAGGACCCGCTGCTGCACTACTGCCTGGCCGTGGTGGCCGCCCGCCAGCAGAACGAGCCCGCCGTGGCCCTGCACCTGCGCCACGCCGTAGAGCTGGACCGCACCTACGCCACCCGCGCCGTCGAGGACCTGGAGTTCCGGGATTTTGCCAAGGGCAAGCCGTTTCTGGAGGCGCTGCGGTAA
- a CDS encoding pyruvate dehydrogenase complex E1 component subunit beta, with translation MRTIQFREALREAMSEEMRRDPRVFLMGEEVAEYNGAYKVSQGMLDEFGPERVIDTPIAELGFAGIGVGASMNGLLPIIEFMTFNFSLVAIDQVINSAAKMYSMSGGQYSCPIVFRGPTGNAGMLSSQHSQNFENWYANCPGLKVVVPSTPYDAKGLLKSAIRDPDPVIFMESELMYGDKGEVPEEEYLLPIGKANVVRPGENVTIVSFGKMMKVALAAADELAKEGINAEVIDLRSVRPIDYDTLIESVKKTNRMVVVEEAWPLASISSELAYMVQRRAFDYLDAPVLRITSGDVPLPYAPTLIEASLPNVTRTVKAVKEVLYVKS, from the coding sequence ATGCGGACCATTCAATTCCGGGAAGCCCTGCGCGAAGCCATGTCCGAGGAAATGCGCCGCGACCCGCGCGTGTTTCTGATGGGCGAAGAAGTAGCCGAGTACAACGGCGCCTACAAAGTAAGCCAGGGCATGCTCGACGAATTCGGGCCGGAGCGCGTGATTGACACGCCCATTGCCGAGCTGGGCTTTGCCGGCATCGGCGTGGGCGCCTCGATGAACGGCCTGCTACCCATCATCGAGTTCATGACCTTCAACTTCTCGCTGGTGGCCATCGACCAGGTGATTAACTCGGCCGCCAAGATGTACTCGATGTCGGGCGGGCAGTACTCCTGCCCCATCGTGTTCCGCGGGCCTACCGGCAATGCTGGCATGCTGTCGAGCCAGCACTCCCAGAACTTCGAGAACTGGTACGCCAACTGCCCCGGCCTAAAAGTGGTGGTGCCCTCCACGCCCTACGACGCCAAGGGCCTGCTCAAGTCGGCCATCCGCGACCCGGACCCCGTCATTTTCATGGAGTCGGAGCTGATGTACGGCGACAAAGGCGAGGTGCCGGAGGAAGAATACCTGCTGCCCATCGGCAAAGCCAACGTGGTGCGCCCCGGCGAAAACGTGACCATCGTGAGCTTCGGCAAGATGATGAAAGTGGCCCTGGCCGCTGCCGATGAGCTGGCCAAGGAAGGCATCAACGCCGAAGTAATCGACCTGCGCTCCGTGCGCCCCATTGATTATGACACGCTCATCGAGTCGGTGAAGAAAACCAACCGCATGGTGGTGGTGGAAGAAGCCTGGCCCCTGGCCAGCATCAGCTCGGAGCTGGCCTACATGGTACAGCGCCGCGCCTTCGACTACCTCGACGCCCCCGTGCTGCGCATCACCAGCGGCGACGTGCCCCTGCCCTACGCCCCCACCCTCATTGAAGCCTCCCTGCCCAACGTGACCCGCACGGTGAAAGCCGTGAAAGAAGTGCTGTACGTGAAAAGCTAG
- a CDS encoding DinB family protein, translating to MNHRLHLRFEQLEHATTRLLAQATALGDKAYQAPAPGQWSAAQVVQHLLLSEQGIGKYLEKKLLQAEELQKAGFTTFLKSRLLRVLLRLPGLRFKAPAFLEQQMTAELPPLPELRAEWEAVRRRLERTLNEFPGPLLDRAIFKHPRSGMLTIYQTLDFMLDHVLHHQKQVERIARAVSRPTGAAV from the coding sequence ATGAACCACCGCTTGCACCTGCGCTTCGAGCAGCTGGAACACGCCACTACCCGCTTGCTGGCCCAGGCCACAGCCCTCGGCGACAAAGCCTACCAGGCCCCGGCCCCAGGCCAGTGGTCGGCGGCGCAGGTGGTGCAGCACCTGCTGCTGTCGGAGCAGGGAATTGGGAAGTATCTGGAAAAGAAACTGCTGCAAGCCGAGGAACTGCAAAAGGCCGGCTTCACCACCTTTCTGAAGTCGCGCCTGCTACGGGTGCTCTTGCGGCTGCCGGGGCTGCGCTTCAAAGCTCCCGCTTTTCTGGAGCAGCAGATGACAGCTGAGCTGCCGCCGCTGCCCGAGCTGCGGGCCGAGTGGGAGGCTGTGCGCCGCCGCCTGGAGCGTACGCTAAACGAGTTTCCGGGTCCGCTACTGGACCGCGCCATCTTTAAGCACCCGCGCTCCGGCATGCTCACCATTTACCAGACGCTGGACTTTATGCTCGACCACGTGCTGCACCACCAGAAGCAGGTGGAGCGCATTGCCCGTGCCGTGAGCCGACCAACCGGCGCTGCTGTTTAG
- a CDS encoding acyl-CoA thioesterase, which translates to MTAYEKTYVARWADMDPNGHMRHSAYADYAAQLRLEYLADHGFPLARFAQLGIGPILFREETRFLKEIGIGESIRVVGELGGLSADAARWNIVHTLYKADGRASAIVTVDGAWLDLRARKLLVPPAEILAVMQALPRHASYIDLVR; encoded by the coding sequence ATGACTGCTTACGAGAAAACCTACGTGGCCCGCTGGGCCGATATGGACCCCAACGGCCACATGCGCCACTCGGCCTATGCCGACTACGCCGCGCAGCTGCGCCTGGAGTACTTGGCCGACCATGGCTTTCCGCTGGCCCGCTTTGCGCAGCTGGGCATCGGGCCGATTCTGTTTCGGGAAGAAACCCGCTTTCTGAAGGAAATAGGCATCGGCGAGTCGATTCGGGTAGTGGGAGAGCTGGGCGGGTTGAGTGCCGATGCCGCCCGCTGGAACATCGTGCACACCCTGTACAAGGCCGATGGCCGCGCTTCGGCCATCGTGACCGTGGATGGGGCCTGGCTCGACCTACGGGCGCGTAAGCTCCTGGTGCCGCCCGCCGAAATTCTAGCTGTGATGCAGGCATTACCCCGTCATGCCAGCTACATCGACCTGGTGCGGTAG
- a CDS encoding class I SAM-dependent methyltransferase, whose amino-acid sequence MAQPAFSAPDPLGHALLAYQRGHHSATLTVHSSVTDEELLPAAYFFRSLWEMPAMERTALEECRGHVLDLGAGAGCHALELQQRGFRVKAVDVSAGAVQVMQERGVQEVARHDLFDVALAQGEKFDTLLMLMNGIGLTGTLAGLERFLRQARGLLAPGGQILATSSDISYLYEDEEGALVFDLNGPYYGEVEYTLQYGEETGSAFRWIFADPALLQDYAEAAGYDVEFLEEDDQQQYLVRLTAR is encoded by the coding sequence ATGGCACAGCCTGCTTTTTCTGCTCCCGATCCGCTGGGCCATGCCCTGCTGGCCTACCAGCGCGGCCACCACAGCGCCACGCTCACCGTGCACAGCAGCGTAACCGACGAAGAGCTGCTACCCGCCGCGTACTTCTTCCGGTCGTTGTGGGAGATGCCCGCAATGGAGCGCACCGCCCTGGAGGAGTGCCGGGGCCATGTGCTGGACCTGGGGGCCGGGGCGGGCTGCCACGCCCTGGAACTCCAGCAACGCGGTTTCCGGGTCAAGGCCGTCGATGTTTCGGCTGGTGCCGTGCAGGTGATGCAGGAGCGGGGTGTGCAGGAGGTGGCGCGCCACGACCTGTTTGATGTCGCTCTGGCGCAGGGGGAAAAGTTTGACACCCTGCTGATGCTCATGAACGGCATCGGCCTGACGGGTACGCTGGCGGGCTTGGAGCGTTTCTTGCGCCAGGCCCGCGGCCTGCTGGCCCCCGGCGGCCAAATTCTGGCTACTTCCTCCGACATCAGCTACCTCTACGAAGATGAGGAAGGAGCCCTGGTATTCGACCTCAATGGCCCGTACTATGGTGAGGTAGAGTATACGCTACAATACGGTGAAGAAACCGGCTCCGCGTTTCGGTGGATTTTCGCCGACCCCGCGCTGCTGCAAGACTACGCCGAAGCCGCCGGCTACGACGTAGAATTTCTGGAGGAAGACGACCAGCAGCAGTACCTCGTGCGCCTTACTGCGCGCTAA
- a CDS encoding DUF2256 domain-containing protein, with amino-acid sequence MASSGSLPNRLVKGNLPTKVCVTCGRPFEYRKKWRACWDEVKYCGEKCQRNRPASALS; translated from the coding sequence ATGGCTTCTTCTGGTTCGCTTCCAAACCGCCTTGTTAAGGGCAACCTTCCCACCAAAGTATGCGTCACCTGCGGCCGGCCGTTTGAGTACCGTAAGAAATGGCGGGCCTGCTGGGACGAGGTGAAGTACTGCGGCGAAAAGTGCCAGCGCAACCGGCCGGCCTCTGCCTTGTCCTAG